One segment of Variovorax paradoxus DNA contains the following:
- a CDS encoding PRC-barrel domain-containing protein encodes MASIATVISSDRVEGTSVYNAAGDKLGTIDDLMIDKLSGQVRYAVLEFGGFLGMGTDRYPIPWNMLKYDTAQDGYVVPLDKATIEGAPKYADASVPDYDDRYTTSINKYYGF; translated from the coding sequence ATGGCTAGCATTGCAACTGTCATTTCGTCCGACCGCGTGGAAGGCACCAGCGTCTACAACGCCGCCGGCGACAAGCTCGGCACCATCGACGACCTGATGATCGACAAGCTCTCGGGCCAGGTGCGCTACGCCGTGCTCGAGTTCGGCGGCTTCCTGGGCATGGGCACCGACCGCTACCCCATTCCCTGGAACATGCTGAAGTACGACACTGCGCAGGACGGCTACGTGGTCCCGCTCGACAAGGCCACCATCGAAGGCGCACCCAAGTACGCCGACGCCAGCGTCCCCGACTACGACGACCGCTACACCACCAGCATCAACAAGTACTACGGCTTCTGA
- a CDS encoding flavodoxin family protein, with protein sequence MITSGASLIATRTQGLRALAFNCTLKPAGHPSSTGAMLADVAAAFARHGVDTETVHAAAHNILPGTRSDEGPGDDWPALRARVMAADIVVIGSPIWIGQPSSVAKRVLERLDAFIAETGDDGRMPSYGKVGAVAVVGNEDGAHHVGGEVYQALNDLGFSLAANAMTYWVGAARSGQEYLELKPVPRSTHDATEMMVRNAVHLAQLLRGAPYPPKD encoded by the coding sequence ATGATCACTTCCGGCGCCTCCCTCATCGCCACGCGCACGCAGGGGCTGCGTGCCCTCGCATTCAACTGCACGCTGAAGCCAGCGGGGCACCCTTCTTCGACCGGCGCCATGCTGGCCGACGTGGCGGCCGCGTTCGCACGGCACGGCGTGGACACCGAGACAGTGCACGCAGCCGCGCACAACATCCTGCCCGGCACCCGCTCCGATGAAGGCCCCGGCGACGACTGGCCAGCCCTGCGCGCCCGGGTGATGGCCGCCGACATCGTGGTGATCGGCTCGCCCATCTGGATCGGGCAGCCGAGCAGCGTGGCCAAGCGCGTGCTCGAACGCCTAGACGCCTTCATTGCCGAGACCGGCGACGACGGCCGCATGCCGTCGTACGGCAAGGTCGGCGCGGTGGCGGTGGTCGGCAACGAGGACGGCGCGCACCACGTCGGCGGCGAGGTGTACCAGGCGCTGAACGACCTGGGCTTCTCGCTCGCGGCCAACGCGATGACCTACTGGGTGGGCGCCGCGCGCAGCGGCCAGGAGTACCTCGAATTGAAGCCCGTGCCCCGTTCCACGCACGACGCGACCGAAATGATGGTGCGCAACGCGGTGCACCTCGCGCAGCTGCTGCGCGGTGCGCCCTACCCGCCCAAGGACTGA
- a CDS encoding glucose 1-dehydrogenase → MNDPIQAAPRPPFDTPEQTPPGLESRMNPLPDFGEASYIGSGKLVGKAALITGGDSGIGRAVALAFAREGADVLISYLAEEESDAQHTRQLIEKEGRTCVAVPGDICEEAHCRKLVDTAVQRFGKLDVLVNNAAFQMSHKDLAEISAEEFDRTFRTNVYANFFLCKAAVARMKPGSAIISTASVNADKPNATLVAYAATKGAIQNMSGGMAQLLAEKGIRVNCVAPGPFWTPLIPSTMPPEKVKEFGTQTPMKRPGQPAELQAVYVLLASDQASYISGATIPVTGGVPFI, encoded by the coding sequence ATGAACGATCCGATCCAGGCCGCACCGCGTCCGCCCTTCGACACGCCCGAACAGACGCCGCCAGGGCTCGAGTCGCGCATGAACCCGCTGCCTGATTTCGGCGAGGCCTCCTACATCGGCTCCGGCAAGCTGGTCGGCAAGGCCGCGCTCATCACCGGCGGCGACAGCGGCATCGGCCGCGCGGTGGCGCTGGCCTTCGCGCGCGAAGGCGCCGACGTGCTGATCTCGTATCTGGCCGAAGAAGAGTCCGATGCGCAGCACACGCGCCAGCTCATCGAGAAGGAAGGCCGCACCTGCGTCGCGGTGCCCGGCGACATCTGCGAGGAAGCCCACTGCCGCAAGCTGGTCGACACCGCAGTGCAGCGCTTCGGCAAGCTCGACGTGCTGGTGAACAACGCCGCGTTCCAGATGTCGCACAAGGACCTCGCCGAGATCAGCGCCGAGGAGTTCGACCGGACCTTCCGCACCAACGTCTACGCCAACTTCTTCCTGTGCAAGGCCGCGGTCGCGCGCATGAAGCCGGGCAGCGCGATCATCAGCACCGCCTCGGTGAATGCCGACAAGCCCAATGCCACGCTGGTGGCCTATGCGGCGACCAAGGGCGCGATCCAGAACATGTCCGGCGGCATGGCGCAGCTTCTCGCCGAGAAGGGCATCCGGGTGAACTGCGTGGCGCCCGGTCCGTTCTGGACACCGCTCATTCCCTCGACCATGCCGCCCGAGAAGGTGAAGGAGTTCGGCACGCAGACGCCGATGAAGCGGCCAGGGCAGCCCGCCGAGCTGCAGGCGGTGTACGTGCTGCTCGCATCCGACCAGGCCAGCTACATCTCCGGCGCGACGATTCCGGTGACCGGCGGCGTGCCGTTCATCTGA
- a CDS encoding hemerythrin domain-containing protein, whose translation MTTTKRATPDACSLLDTDHKNVKKLFTAYEELAHSKAASAPGKKRDLAMQICTELTVHAQIEEEIFYPAVREALKDTDLLDEAEVEHASAKDLIAQIQDATEIDEKFDAKVKVLGEYIDHHVKEERNELFPKARAARGLDLVGMREQLAQRKEELMADMSVMA comes from the coding sequence ATGACCACCACGAAGCGCGCCACCCCCGACGCCTGCAGCCTGCTCGACACCGACCACAAGAACGTCAAGAAGCTCTTCACCGCCTATGAAGAACTCGCGCACTCCAAGGCCGCGAGCGCACCCGGCAAGAAACGCGACCTGGCCATGCAGATCTGCACGGAGCTCACGGTACATGCGCAGATCGAGGAGGAGATCTTCTATCCCGCCGTACGCGAAGCCCTGAAGGACACCGACCTGCTCGACGAGGCGGAAGTGGAGCACGCCAGCGCCAAGGACCTGATCGCGCAGATCCAGGACGCCACGGAGATCGACGAGAAGTTCGATGCCAAGGTGAAGGTGCTCGGCGAGTACATCGACCACCACGTGAAGGAAGAACGCAACGAGCTCTTTCCCAAGGCACGCGCCGCGCGCGGTCTCGACCTGGTCGGCATGCGCGAGCAGTTGGCGCAGCGCAAGGAAGAACTCATGGCCGACATGAGCGTGATGGCTTGA
- a CDS encoding divalent metal cation transporter translates to MSTTAQAAQALKPVAGEAAFVLFGLGIAGAGLFALPVLAGSATDALASLLGVRRGLDHAPAQAPVFYGILAAAMLTGLAIGLSGINPMKALVYAAVNNALASVPIMFGAMLTALNPLVITRRLKIVGWAATGVMAVAVAATLANF, encoded by the coding sequence ATCAGCACTACCGCGCAGGCGGCGCAGGCGCTGAAGCCCGTCGCCGGCGAGGCGGCCTTCGTGCTGTTCGGATTGGGCATCGCGGGCGCCGGCCTTTTTGCGCTGCCGGTGCTCGCCGGCTCCGCGACTGATGCACTCGCCAGCCTTCTCGGCGTTCGGCGCGGGCTCGACCATGCGCCCGCGCAGGCACCGGTGTTCTACGGCATCCTGGCTGCGGCGATGCTGACCGGGCTGGCCATCGGACTCTCCGGCATCAATCCGATGAAGGCGCTGGTGTATGCGGCGGTCAACAATGCGCTGGCGTCGGTGCCGATCATGTTCGGCGCGATGCTGACCGCGTTGAACCCGCTGGTGATCACGCGGAGGCTGAAGATCGTCGGATGGGCTGCCACGGGCGTGATGGCAGTGGCAGTGGCCGCCACACTCGCGAACTTCTGA
- a CDS encoding YihY/virulence factor BrkB family protein, protein MTPALPTPRLERAPRPEADTDSGPLADPAPAAPPSRASKPALLYRLCKDAVMAWIDDFAPSMGAAISYYTMFSLAPLLVIVIAVAGALFGAEAVQGQIAAQLSGLIGQEGALAVQGLVRSASEPSRGLIAGAISIGVLVVGATTVFAELQSALDRIWHVPERVKPKGVWGIVRARVLSFGLIMGLAFLLMVSLVVSAALAALGTWSVGLLPGWELLLQLLNVMVSLAILTLLFAMIFKFMPSAPIAWRDVWIGAIVTAVLFEIGKVLIGLYLGKSGVTESFAAAGSLVVLLAWVYYAAQIFLLGAEFTKVYASAHGSVAAAKATAATDVAAQQAEAGTDRVVAAPRKAPSDGDARLTKTQRLLERRTRSAVSGLARQLIVLAVVSAASRMLSRRKRRTHPGRSHRVA, encoded by the coding sequence ATGACCCCAGCCCTGCCCACACCCCGGCTCGAACGAGCACCCCGACCCGAAGCCGACACCGATTCCGGTCCGCTGGCTGATCCCGCGCCCGCCGCGCCGCCTTCGCGCGCTTCGAAACCGGCGCTGCTCTACCGCCTCTGCAAGGACGCGGTGATGGCGTGGATCGACGACTTCGCGCCCAGCATGGGCGCAGCGATCTCCTACTACACGATGTTTTCGCTGGCGCCGCTGCTGGTGATCGTCATCGCTGTGGCGGGCGCGCTCTTCGGCGCGGAAGCAGTGCAGGGGCAGATCGCCGCGCAGCTCTCCGGGCTGATCGGGCAGGAGGGTGCGCTGGCCGTACAGGGGCTGGTGCGCAGTGCGAGCGAACCGTCGCGCGGGCTGATTGCAGGCGCCATCAGCATCGGTGTGCTGGTGGTCGGCGCCACCACGGTGTTTGCCGAACTGCAGAGCGCGCTCGACCGCATCTGGCACGTGCCCGAGCGCGTCAAGCCCAAGGGCGTGTGGGGCATCGTGCGCGCGCGGGTGCTGTCGTTCGGGCTCATCATGGGGCTCGCGTTCCTGCTGATGGTCTCGCTGGTCGTGAGCGCGGCGCTGGCGGCTCTGGGCACCTGGAGCGTCGGCCTGCTTCCGGGCTGGGAACTGCTGCTGCAGCTGCTCAATGTGATGGTGTCGCTCGCCATCCTCACCTTGCTGTTCGCGATGATCTTCAAGTTCATGCCCAGCGCGCCCATCGCCTGGCGCGACGTATGGATCGGCGCAATCGTCACGGCGGTGCTGTTCGAGATCGGCAAGGTGCTGATCGGCCTCTACCTGGGCAAGAGTGGCGTGACCGAATCGTTCGCCGCGGCCGGCTCGCTGGTGGTGCTGCTCGCGTGGGTCTATTACGCGGCGCAGATCTTCCTGCTCGGCGCGGAATTCACCAAGGTCTATGCGAGCGCGCACGGCTCGGTGGCCGCCGCGAAGGCCACGGCGGCGACCGACGTCGCCGCGCAGCAGGCCGAGGCCGGCACCGACCGCGTGGTGGCTGCGCCGCGCAAGGCGCCGTCCGACGGCGATGCACGGCTGACGAAAACGCAGCGCCTGCTCGAGCGGCGCACTCGCTCCGCGGTGTCCGGTCTGGCGCGCCAGCTGATCGTGCTTGCCGTCGTGAGCGCGGCCAGCAGGATGCTGTCGCGTCGCAAGCGCCGCACGCATCCGGGCCGCTCGCATCGGGTCGCATGA
- a CDS encoding SDR family NAD(P)-dependent oxidoreductase, translating into MQRFIDRTVIVTGAGSGIGEATARRFSAEGANVVLAGDTLAKLERVAADLPPERTMTRKTDVSKYRQVQALVAATVKRFGALHVLFNNAGIAVEGTVTEAPLDGWDRIMAINAGGVFHGCRAAMPHLIESGGCIVNTASVSGLGGDWAMGFYNASKGAIVNFTKALALDHGKDGVRVNAVCPSLTFTPMTADMKKDRKLMARFRERIPLGRGAEPSEIAAVVAFLASDDASFVNGVALPVDGGLMASNGQPDMS; encoded by the coding sequence ATGCAGAGATTCATCGACCGCACGGTCATCGTCACCGGCGCAGGTTCCGGCATCGGCGAGGCCACGGCACGCCGCTTTTCCGCCGAGGGCGCCAACGTGGTGCTCGCCGGCGACACCCTTGCCAAGCTCGAGCGCGTGGCGGCAGACCTTCCGCCCGAACGAACGATGACCAGAAAGACCGACGTCTCGAAATACAGGCAGGTGCAAGCGCTGGTCGCGGCCACCGTCAAGCGTTTCGGTGCGCTGCACGTGCTCTTCAACAATGCCGGCATCGCCGTCGAAGGCACCGTCACCGAAGCGCCGCTCGACGGCTGGGACAGGATCATGGCCATCAACGCCGGCGGCGTGTTCCACGGCTGCCGTGCGGCCATGCCGCACCTGATCGAGAGCGGTGGCTGCATCGTCAACACGGCCTCGGTGTCGGGGCTGGGCGGCGATTGGGCGATGGGCTTCTACAACGCATCGAAGGGCGCCATCGTCAACTTCACCAAGGCGCTGGCGCTCGACCATGGCAAGGACGGCGTGCGCGTCAACGCCGTATGCCCCAGCCTCACCTTCACGCCCATGACGGCCGACATGAAGAAGGACCGCAAGCTGATGGCCAGGTTCAGGGAACGCATCCCGCTCGGCCGCGGCGCCGAACCTTCGGAGATCGCCGCGGTGGTCGCGTTCCTGGCGAGCGACGACGCCAGCTTCGTCAACGGCGTCGCGTTGCCGGTGGACGGCGGCCTCATGGCGTCGAACGGGCAGCCCGACATGTCCTGA
- a CDS encoding PLP-dependent aminotransferase family protein has protein sequence MPELQIPIQRGAREPIAAQITAGLRAAMRDGRLAPGARLPSWRDFAAQLGVARGTVRQAYERLIDEGLAVALGAAGTRVARQPPAARHEPAEAAGAEAPVVVDFASFPPPATVFQMGVPANDAFPVQVWSRTVARATRAMAGVQHVYPDPRGLAALRTEIAAHLAIARGLSCRPSQVFVTTGYASALSLAVHALGLFGTSAWMEDPGYPLARRALGVLGVETVPVRVDIEGIDIERGIALAPRAAFALVTPGQQAPLGVALSPRRRRALVDWAARTNGWIIEDDYLSELQLQGRAVPSIGALDAAARVLHIGTFSKTLSPTLRLGFLVVPPGEEERFTRAAAVLSPATSPLTQRALADFMRGGHYLRHLRRMKRLYAARRDALAAALGNASATYAKAGLAVLLRLPEGMDDVALAKAAHAHKLSPTPLSPWYAAPAAGHAGLVLGVTNVHEDRAQEACDRLMKLIARHR, from the coding sequence ATGCCGGAACTGCAAATACCGATCCAACGTGGCGCGCGCGAACCGATCGCCGCGCAGATCACGGCCGGCCTGCGCGCCGCGATGCGCGACGGCCGGCTGGCGCCCGGTGCGCGCCTGCCCTCGTGGCGCGACTTCGCGGCGCAGCTCGGCGTGGCGCGAGGCACGGTGCGCCAGGCCTACGAGCGCCTGATCGACGAAGGCCTGGCCGTGGCGCTGGGCGCAGCCGGCACGCGCGTGGCGCGGCAGCCACCGGCGGCTCGCCACGAGCCGGCCGAAGCGGCCGGGGCCGAAGCACCCGTCGTCGTCGATTTCGCTTCCTTTCCGCCGCCCGCGACGGTGTTCCAGATGGGCGTGCCGGCCAACGACGCGTTTCCCGTCCAGGTGTGGTCGCGCACCGTGGCGCGCGCGACACGCGCCATGGCGGGCGTGCAGCATGTCTACCCCGACCCCCGAGGCCTCGCCGCGCTGCGCACCGAGATCGCCGCGCACCTGGCGATTGCGCGCGGCCTCTCGTGCCGGCCCTCGCAGGTGTTCGTGACCACGGGCTACGCCAGCGCGCTCTCCCTGGCCGTGCACGCGCTCGGCCTCTTCGGTACCTCGGCCTGGATGGAAGACCCGGGCTATCCGCTCGCGCGCCGCGCACTGGGGGTGCTCGGTGTCGAGACAGTGCCGGTGCGGGTCGACATCGAAGGGATCGACATCGAGCGCGGCATCGCGCTGGCGCCTCGGGCGGCGTTCGCGCTGGTCACGCCGGGGCAGCAGGCGCCGCTGGGCGTTGCGCTGTCGCCGCGGCGGCGGCGCGCGCTCGTCGACTGGGCCGCGCGCACGAACGGCTGGATCATCGAGGACGACTACCTGAGCGAACTGCAGCTGCAGGGCCGCGCGGTGCCGTCGATCGGCGCGCTCGACGCCGCCGCGCGCGTGCTGCACATCGGCACCTTCAGCAAGACGCTGAGCCCGACCCTCCGGCTCGGCTTCCTGGTCGTGCCGCCGGGCGAGGAAGAACGCTTCACGCGCGCTGCGGCCGTGCTGTCGCCCGCGACCTCGCCGCTCACGCAGCGCGCGCTGGCCGACTTCATGCGCGGCGGCCACTACCTGCGCCACCTGCGTCGCATGAAGCGCCTGTATGCCGCGCGCCGCGACGCGCTGGCGGCCGCGCTCGGCAACGCGTCGGCCACGTACGCGAAGGCCGGCCTCGCGGTGCTGCTCCGGCTGCCGGAAGGCATGGACGACGTGGCGCTGGCGAAGGCGGCGCATGCGCACAAGCTGTCGCCCACGCCGCTGTCGCCGTGGTACGCCGCGCCCGCAGCCGGGCATGCGGGCCTGGTGCTCGGCGTGACCAACGTGCACGAGGACCGCGCGCAGGAAGCCTGCGATCGCCTGATGAAGCTGATCGCGCGGCACCGCTGA
- a CDS encoding GNAT family N-acetyltransferase, whose protein sequence is MNATPTMPAGFAMRHAESEAELRACWRAMQQLRPHLHDAQDLLQRVDRMRADGYRILAVWRGEGATAEAIALAGYRLQENLVYGPFLYVDDLVTLESERGGQWGARLIDATARIAEEAGCAKLVLDTGLSNALAQRFYFRQGMLTGAMRFSKVLGGTAR, encoded by the coding sequence ATGAACGCCACACCGACGATGCCTGCCGGCTTCGCCATGCGGCATGCCGAAAGCGAGGCCGAACTGCGCGCCTGCTGGCGTGCCATGCAGCAACTGCGCCCGCACCTGCACGATGCGCAGGACCTGCTGCAGCGCGTGGACCGCATGCGCGCCGACGGCTACCGCATCCTCGCCGTCTGGCGAGGCGAAGGCGCTACCGCGGAGGCGATCGCGCTCGCCGGCTACCGGCTGCAGGAAAACCTGGTCTACGGCCCGTTCCTCTATGTCGACGACCTCGTCACGCTGGAAAGCGAGCGCGGCGGCCAATGGGGCGCGCGCCTGATCGACGCCACCGCACGCATCGCGGAGGAAGCCGGCTGCGCCAAGCTGGTGCTCGACACCGGACTCTCGAACGCGCTGGCCCAACGCTTCTACTTCCGCCAGGGCATGCTGACCGGCGCGATGCGCTTCAGCAAGGTGCTGGGAGGTACCGCGCGATGA
- a CDS encoding FMN-dependent NADH-azoreductase produces the protein MKTIGNILHITASPRADASFSQNFSKRIVERLLARDPGAVVVRRDFGVIGLPHVDETYGHTLAGSWPMAADAYERPGSLAQSERLICELEAADAVVIGTPMHNYTVPSVLKAWIDHVLRAHRSFGFSPEGKVGLLADRPVYIAVASGGGYTGEGTLQPDFLTPYLEAVFRTIGIRDLHFFPLQRTVAGAEAVAEALRGVEALLDRKLPMPTLTPLPEPMPLAAA, from the coding sequence ATGAAGACGATCGGCAACATCCTGCACATCACCGCCAGCCCGCGCGCCGACGCCTCGTTCAGCCAGAACTTCTCGAAGCGCATCGTCGAGCGGCTGCTGGCGCGCGACCCGGGCGCGGTGGTCGTGCGGCGCGACTTCGGCGTCATCGGGCTGCCGCACGTGGACGAGACCTACGGCCATACGCTCGCAGGCTCGTGGCCGATGGCGGCCGACGCCTACGAGCGGCCCGGCTCGCTGGCGCAGTCCGAACGGCTGATCTGCGAACTGGAAGCGGCCGACGCCGTGGTGATCGGCACGCCCATGCACAACTACACCGTGCCCTCGGTGCTGAAGGCCTGGATCGACCACGTGCTGCGCGCGCACCGCAGCTTCGGCTTCTCGCCCGAAGGCAAGGTGGGCCTGCTCGCCGACCGCCCGGTGTACATCGCGGTGGCCTCCGGCGGCGGCTACACCGGCGAGGGCACGCTGCAGCCGGACTTCCTCACGCCTTATCTCGAGGCGGTGTTCCGCACCATCGGCATCCGCGACCTGCATTTCTTCCCGCTGCAGCGCACGGTGGCGGGTGCCGAAGCCGTGGCCGAGGCACTGCGCGGCGTGGAAGCGCTGCTCGACCGCAAGCTGCCGATGCCCACGCTCACGCCCCTGCCCGAGCCCATGCCGCTCGCCGCGGCCTGA
- a CDS encoding acyl-CoA dehydrogenase family protein encodes MIRDRESFSALLATVRRFAQEECLPLEGQVDAGDEIPEPVVERMRALGLFGHSIPEAFGGAGLTTEELTLVNLEVSQVATAFRARFGGNTGIASESLVVDGTPEQQRRYLPRLASGELTGCFALTEPEAGSDATAQKTVAVRDGDSFVISGHKCFITNAPIADLFTVFARTDPQAKGAAGISAFLVERGAPGLSTSQPYRKMGQHGSPVGEVVLERVSVPASAIVGGVEGQGFRTAMKTLNKQRINLAALCIGPAIRLVAEMARQAQARRQFGQPIGEFQLVQQMIAESNTEVHAARALVLETARKRDDGIDVTMEASMCKLFASEMCGRVADRAVQVFGGSGFIAGNVAERFYRDVRLFRLYEGTSQIHLVNIARRTLALAAKDAAAA; translated from the coding sequence ATGATCCGCGACCGCGAATCCTTCTCGGCGCTGCTCGCCACGGTCCGCCGCTTCGCCCAGGAGGAATGCCTGCCGCTCGAGGGGCAGGTCGATGCCGGCGACGAGATCCCCGAGCCGGTGGTGGAGCGCATGCGCGCGCTGGGCCTGTTCGGCCACAGCATTCCCGAAGCCTTTGGTGGCGCGGGCCTGACCACCGAAGAGCTGACGCTGGTCAACCTCGAGGTATCGCAGGTGGCGACCGCGTTCCGCGCGCGCTTCGGCGGCAACACCGGCATCGCGTCGGAGTCGCTCGTGGTCGACGGCACGCCCGAGCAGCAGCGCCGCTACCTGCCGCGGCTGGCCAGCGGCGAGCTGACCGGCTGCTTCGCGCTCACCGAGCCGGAAGCCGGCTCGGACGCGACCGCGCAGAAGACGGTGGCGGTGCGCGATGGCGACAGCTTCGTCATCAGCGGGCACAAGTGCTTCATCACCAACGCGCCGATCGCAGACCTGTTCACCGTGTTCGCGCGCACCGACCCGCAGGCGAAGGGCGCGGCCGGCATCAGCGCGTTCCTGGTGGAGCGCGGCGCGCCCGGCCTGTCGACATCGCAGCCCTACCGCAAGATGGGCCAGCACGGCTCGCCGGTGGGCGAGGTCGTTCTGGAGCGGGTGAGCGTGCCGGCCTCGGCCATCGTCGGGGGGGTGGAGGGGCAGGGATTCCGCACTGCGATGAAGACGCTGAACAAGCAGCGCATCAACCTGGCCGCGCTGTGCATCGGACCGGCGATTCGCCTGGTGGCCGAGATGGCGCGGCAGGCGCAGGCGCGCCGCCAGTTCGGCCAGCCGATCGGCGAGTTCCAGCTGGTGCAGCAGATGATCGCCGAGAGCAACACCGAGGTGCACGCCGCGCGTGCGCTGGTGCTGGAGACCGCGCGCAAGCGGGACGACGGCATCGACGTGACGATGGAAGCCTCGATGTGCAAGCTCTTCGCTTCCGAGATGTGCGGGCGCGTCGCGGACCGCGCGGTGCAGGTGTTCGGCGGCAGCGGCTTCATCGCCGGCAACGTGGCCGAGCGCTTCTACCGCGACGTGCGGCTGTTCCGCCTCTACGAGGGAACGAGCCAGATCCACCTGGTCAACATCGCCAGGCGGACGCTCGCGCTCGCCGCGAAGGACGCCGCCGCAGCCTGA
- a CDS encoding nuclear transport factor 2 family protein — translation MNPRAPLQALLDREAIRECLYRYCRGIDRVDEAALRSAYWEDATDCHGAWNGSADGFITQALQRLRQGGRRVHQVNNVAIELHGNTAAVESSFFALQAPADAPAKRTLLCGRYLDRFERRIGEWRIAARTVVYDWIEERERPELARSDAVLFGARQPVGCAAPDDMLYVLLREVREVRELRTVAEGTLS, via the coding sequence ATGAACCCGCGCGCACCGCTGCAGGCGCTGCTCGATCGCGAGGCGATCCGCGAGTGCCTCTACCGCTACTGCCGCGGCATCGACCGCGTCGACGAGGCGGCGCTGCGCTCCGCCTACTGGGAAGACGCCACCGACTGTCACGGCGCCTGGAACGGAAGCGCCGACGGCTTCATCACGCAGGCGCTGCAGCGGCTGCGCCAGGGCGGGCGGCGTGTGCACCAGGTGAACAACGTCGCCATCGAGCTGCACGGCAACACCGCGGCGGTCGAGAGCAGCTTCTTCGCATTGCAGGCACCCGCCGACGCGCCCGCGAAGCGCACCCTGCTGTGCGGCCGCTACCTCGACCGCTTCGAGCGCCGCATCGGCGAGTGGCGCATTGCCGCACGCACCGTGGTGTACGACTGGATCGAGGAGCGCGAGCGGCCGGAACTCGCCCGCAGCGACGCCGTGCTGTTCGGTGCGCGCCAGCCGGTCGGCTGCGCGGCGCCGGACGACATGCTGTATGTCCTTCTGCGGGAGGTGCGGGAGGTGCGCGAGTTGCGCACCGTGGCCGAAGGGACCCTCTCATGA
- a CDS encoding VOC family protein: MSTEDIAPQRLQNVYVVARHPAELHAFYASALGLKLKFRDNDRWIQYGVGGTGVALACAEEAAPATSGVVMVFEVSDFAGAQERITGAGGQVIGTRDMGSHGAVMSLRDPEGNVVQLFRRAPVSAAATAP, translated from the coding sequence GTGAGCACCGAGGACATTGCGCCCCAGCGCCTGCAGAACGTCTACGTGGTCGCGCGGCATCCGGCCGAACTGCACGCCTTCTATGCGTCGGCACTGGGCCTGAAGCTCAAGTTCCGCGACAACGACCGCTGGATCCAGTACGGCGTGGGCGGCACGGGCGTGGCGCTCGCCTGCGCGGAAGAGGCCGCGCCGGCCACATCCGGCGTGGTGATGGTGTTCGAGGTGAGCGACTTCGCCGGTGCGCAGGAGCGCATCACCGGCGCCGGCGGGCAGGTCATCGGCACGCGCGACATGGGCTCGCACGGTGCGGTGATGTCGCTGCGCGATCCGGAGGGCAACGTCGTGCAGCTGTTCAGGCGGGCGCCGGTGTCCGCGGCTGCGACGGCGCCATGA
- a CDS encoding SDR family NAD(P)-dependent oxidoreductase, whose product MNAPLSPERLEGRVAFISGAGHGIGRATALAMARLGATVGVNDLKADFVEDTVAEIRRLGGKAVAVPQDVSSRDGMRLAVQRLHTDAGRLDVMVNNAAWVRYQPLAEITPEVMDRMVEIGFKSVIWGIQAAAELMDPERGGSVVNVASIAGFKSPARSVVYSGLKAGVLGITRAAAADLGSRGIRVNAVAPGAVPTEGTAKHRNAELDAKRIARTPLGRLGTVEDIADAICFLAGDGSRFVNAEVIRLDGGASETSL is encoded by the coding sequence ATGAATGCACCCCTGTCCCCCGAACGCCTCGAAGGCCGCGTGGCCTTCATCAGCGGTGCCGGCCACGGCATCGGCCGCGCCACCGCGCTGGCCATGGCCCGGCTCGGCGCGACCGTCGGCGTGAACGACCTCAAGGCCGATTTCGTCGAGGACACCGTGGCGGAGATCCGCCGGCTCGGCGGCAAGGCCGTGGCGGTGCCGCAGGACGTGTCGAGCCGCGACGGCATGCGCCTGGCCGTGCAGCGCCTGCACACCGATGCCGGCCGGCTCGACGTGATGGTCAACAACGCGGCGTGGGTCCGCTACCAGCCGCTGGCCGAGATCACGCCCGAAGTGATGGACCGCATGGTCGAGATCGGCTTCAAGTCGGTGATCTGGGGCATCCAGGCCGCGGCCGAGCTCATGGACCCGGAACGCGGCGGCTCGGTGGTCAACGTGGCCTCCATCGCCGGCTTCAAGTCGCCCGCGCGCTCGGTGGTCTACAGCGGCCTGAAGGCCGGCGTGCTCGGCATCACGCGCGCCGCCGCGGCCGACCTCGGATCGCGCGGCATCCGCGTGAATGCGGTGGCGCCCGGCGCCGTGCCCACCGAAGGCACGGCCAAGCACCGCAACGCCGAACTCGATGCGAAGCGCATCGCGCGCACGCCGCTGGGGCGGCTGGGCACCGTGGAAGACATCGCCGACGCGATCTGCTTCCTGGCCGGCGACGGCTCGCGCTTCGTCAACGCGGAGGTGATCCGCCTCGACGGCGGCGCATCGGAGACGTCGCTGTGA